Sequence from the Deltaproteobacteria bacterium IMCC39524 genome:
GTTGCGCAATTTGATGCAGTAGATGCGGTGTTGCGAGTGGAAGAACTTGCACTTGAGAATGGTATCGACAAGAAATGCAAGGGCAACAGGTTTATCGCCTGTTGCCCTTTGCCGTAGCGTTGTAGAAATTGATTACGCAGATAATCGATCGAGAAACTCCACAATCTTCGGCGTAAACTTCTCCGGCTCCACCAGGAATGAATCATGCCCGTATTCTGAATGAATCAGATGATACTCAGCTGGTTTGTTCTGTTTGTGCAGTTCCGTAATCAATTCTTCCGTCTGGTAGGGAGCATAGAGCCAGTCGGATGTGAACGCAAACCATAGTGATGGACACTCCAGGTTGCTTAATGCTTCTTCCAGGCTGTCGAAACCCCAGCTGATATCGTAAAGGTCGAGGGATTTGGCCAGATAGAGGAAGCTGTTGGTGTCAAAACGGTCAACAAAATTGCGACCGTTGTAAGTCAGGTAGCGTTCAATCTCAAACTGGCCGAAAAAATCAAACTGACCATCTCGGGCGGAGAATCTGCGACCGAACTTGAGGTTCATCGATGGGTCGGAGAGGAACGAGATGTGGCCCACTGCACGAGCCAGGGCCAGTCCCTCTGCAGGTGGATGTTCAGGCTTGTAGTTGCCTTTGCGCCACATGGGGTCGTTATAGATCGCCTGACGGGCCAATGCGTTCAGGGCAATGGCCATGGGCGAAGGCTTTCCGGTTCCGGCAATCGGTATAATGGAGCGAACCCGCTCGGGGTAGTGGACGCCCCACTCCATCGCTTGCATCGCGCCCATGCTGCCACCGACAACGGTGAGCAGTTTGTCGATGCCGAGGTGATCCAGAAGCAATTGTTGGGCACGCACCATGTCACGAACCATGATGACAGGAAACTGCAGATTATAGGGCTTGCCGGTTCTGGGGTTGGTGCTGGTCGGGCCCGTTGAGCCGAAACAGGAGCCGATAACGTTTGAGCAGATGATGAAATAGCGGTCGGTGTCGAGTACCTTGCCCGGGCCGATCATGTCATCCCACCAGCCTGGTTTGCGGTCTTCCTGGGTGTGACGTCCGGCAGCGTGGGCGTCTCCGGTCCAGGCATGGGCGACCAGGATGGCGTTGCTCTTATTGCTATTCAGCTGGCCATAGGTCTCGTAGGCAAGCGTAATCGGCCCGAGAAGGCGACCGCTCTCCAGCCGTAGTTCGACATCGAAGTTAACCTGATGCTTTTTAACGATGCCCAATTCGCTCATGTTCTGCCTGAAGTCATGCAAATAAAAAGGCCCCTTCCATAAAAATGAGAAGGGGCCAGCGGATACATTGAGTTGTGGTATCGCGGGCTCCGTCCTCATCTCCCCCACCGGAAAATTCCGACGAGTTGGATTTAGCACCTGACACCCCTTCGCATGTCGCTGCGACGGGTCGGTTGCTGTGGCTTCAAAGGGCCTGTCCCTCCACCACTCTTGATAAAGACGTGTTGCTATGTTGGCGAAACTCTAACGAAAAGTGTCTACTTTGTCAAACGGTTTGCTTCGTCAGTCCGGGTCAGGACTTGAAAGAGCCGATCTCCTTCTCCAGGACATGGGCCTGCTCTGTCAGGTTCTCAACCACCTTATCCAGCTCCGCGGTGCGGGCAGCGTTGCTTTCGGCAACCTGGCGAACCGCAGAAACCGCCGCGACAACTTGCTGGCTACGGGTCGACTGTGCTTTGGAAGCTTGGTCGATCTGCTGCATCATGGTGCGGATATTTTCCATGCTTGCGCTGATCTGATGGCTGCCCTTGGCCTGCTCACCGGTGCTGAGTTTAACCTGAGAAGAAATATCCTTCATCGATTCAGCCGATTGTGCCAGTTGCTGGATACCGTCTGACTGCTGTTTTACCGCCGAGGATATCTGCTGCAACATGTTTGCAACCTGGTTGACGGCTTCTGTGATCTGACGGCTGCCGCGAGATTGCTCCTGGGTGGCCCGGACAATGCTTTTAACCTGCTCGGAGGAGCGCAGTGAGCTTTCCGTCAGCTTATCAAGAGCGACTTCGGCGACCTTCGAGCGTTCTGCTTCTTCATGAACACGCTCGCTGCCAACCTGCATCGCTTTGACCGCTTCGACGGTTCCGGTTTGCAGTCGACGGATAATGGTTGAAATCTCCTGGGTCGACAGGGCCGTACGCTCTGCCAGTTCGCGAATTTCGTCAGCGACTACGGCAAAGCCTTTGCCATGTTCGCCGGCCTGGGCTGCAATGATCGATGCATTCAGAGAGAGTAGACGGGTCTGGTCGGCGACATCGTCAATAACGGTCAGAATCGTACCAATCTCACCGGATTGTTTGCCCAACTCCTCGATCGCCTGGCTGGCATCTTCGACGGTGACGCGAATCGCCTGGATTCCCGCAATTGTTTCTGCTACAGCAGTCTTGCCCATCTCTGCATCGCGGTTGGCCTGCTCGGAAAGTTCGTTGGTGTGCTGGGCCGTTTCCTCAACCTCTTTGATGGAGGCGTCCATCTGGGTGATCGAAGACGCCGTGACTTCGGTCGATGAGGAGAGGTTGTCGAGGTTGTCAGAGACCTGCTGACTTGATACCGACATTTCGGTGATTGAGCTGGAGACTTCTTCAATGGTGCTGAAGAGTCGATCCACCTGGGAAACAATTTCCTCAATGGTGGCGCCAAGCTCCAGGGTTGCGGACGATGAAATCTCGACCGCTTCCAAAAGAGCACTGATGCTGTTGGCAACCTCGATCGTTGATTCATCAATTCCCTGAATGGCCTGAAAGGAATCTTCCAGCGCTTCGGCCTGGTTGGCCGTGCCATTGCTGACATCCTGTGAGGTGTGGCGAATCTTTTCGGTCGCTGTGAAGATGTCGCTGGCTGCGGAACTGATGCGTAGAACCATTTC
This genomic interval carries:
- a CDS encoding homoserine O-acetyltransferase; translated protein: MSELGIVKKHQVNFDVELRLESGRLLGPITLAYETYGQLNSNKSNAILVAHAWTGDAHAAGRHTQEDRKPGWWDDMIGPGKVLDTDRYFIICSNVIGSCFGSTGPTSTNPRTGKPYNLQFPVIMVRDMVRAQQLLLDHLGIDKLLTVVGGSMGAMQAMEWGVHYPERVRSIIPIAGTGKPSPMAIALNALARQAIYNDPMWRKGNYKPEHPPAEGLALARAVGHISFLSDPSMNLKFGRRFSARDGQFDFFGQFEIERYLTYNGRNFVDRFDTNSFLYLAKSLDLYDISWGFDSLEEALSNLECPSLWFAFTSDWLYAPYQTEELITELHKQNKPAEYHLIHSEYGHDSFLVEPEKFTPKIVEFLDRLSA
- a CDS encoding methyl-accepting chemotaxis protein, giving the protein MINMKLRGKTLLVLLLVAVVPLVVSLTFLSNFTKEQIRTSMVQFAEKSSNFVERSTDSRQQELVNYLSLLSSSSDLVNALYYASLTQDVEQLRELIQNVHDQYDMDILEVLDTSGQSILRVSAEGLTLPEEPETGHPFLVEARESNITRAGLTSYLGKLTILVATPVALQDNIVGYLVGAYLLDDLFASHVKEMGGVEVAFVGPQGVVGASHPDFKGSGNSLQGEEIILGDKPYMPIVRDLTGTSFQLIIAQDLASALEAQQSLRKLMVGLVAAVIAIVFVLALLFSRTLTKPLLVVVNNLKEIAQGEADLTRTLKISSNDEVGELAGNFNQFVERLREMVLRISSAASDIFTATEKIRHTSQDVSNGTANQAEALEDSFQAIQGIDESTIEVANSISALLEAVEISSSATLELGATIEEIVSQVDRLFSTIEEVSSSITEMSVSSQQVSDNLDNLSSSTEVTASSITQMDASIKEVEETAQHTNELSEQANRDAEMGKTAVAETIAGIQAIRVTVEDASQAIEELGKQSGEIGTILTVIDDVADQTRLLSLNASIIAAQAGEHGKGFAVVADEIRELAERTALSTQEISTIIRRLQTGTVEAVKAMQVGSERVHEEAERSKVAEVALDKLTESSLRSSEQVKSIVRATQEQSRGSRQITEAVNQVANMLQQISSAVKQQSDGIQQLAQSAESMKDISSQVKLSTGEQAKGSHQISASMENIRTMMQQIDQASKAQSTRSQQVVAAVSAVRQVAESNAARTAELDKVVENLTEQAHVLEKEIGSFKS